DNA sequence from the Anas acuta chromosome 21, bAnaAcu1.1, whole genome shotgun sequence genome:
CGCAGGACGGGGAGCTCACAGCTGTCATCACCGCAGGTGAAGCGTCAGAACGACCGTCAGGATCACCCCCAGGAGGAGGACAAAGGGAAGCCAGGTCTTCACAAATCCCCCTACGCTGcaagatgggaaaaaaacacaacaggggGAGAGTTTGAACATAAGAAGTCAGCAGAGGAAGacaggagggagagaaggaagtgATGGTAAGTGGAGAAACCAGAAGGAGACAGATGTTTCTCTTAACCATTGCTAGCACTGCCACACAGCACACGTTAAAAATGTGAGGTTAAATCAGGTCCACAAATAACTGCATCATGAGCAACAGGGCTGGACTCGCCTTCCAGCTCAAATCCAGGTCAAAGTCTATGACTTTGGCATGTTTCATATCTCCACAGACAAACAATGAAACCCCATTTCAGTCAGCCTCAGCGTTCAGGCTGCTGGTGTATTTACCCAGCGCAGGGGGACCACGCTTGCAGGAAAGCTGGTTGGGCTCTCCCAGAAAAGGCAGAcccagcagaagggaagcaacGAGAAACCTTTGTGCAGGGCTGTCCTCGCAGAATCTCCTCTCCAGGCCCAAGGAGATAAAATGGAGATTAAGAGCTCTTTCTAATAAGGAAAGCTCAGGGTTTCCCTCTCCACTCCAGCTGGAAATCAGACTAGTTTTAGTGTAAACAAGATTcaagagagggaagagaaaccAGCAATCCTTGGAGAGGAGCCATTCTGTGACCTTCTGTTCTGACCTAACCCAGCCAAAAGACAACACAGAGAGCGATATTTGCTCTAGTTAGCATTTCCCAAATTCCTGGCACCCTAAATTCGTTGCTAGAGACAGTATCTCAGGAGCAGCATCCAGTGCAACCCAGCAAACGCTCCTGGTTCTTTGCTTAAGAACAGGCAGTGAGAGCATCACCTACCAGCAACACTCCCCCACGTGTTGTGGGTGGGTGTAGGGGGAGATGTTCCTCCCTTTCCCAAGAGGCTGAAGCCCTGGAGGgatgggaagaaggaaagaaacaaagcccCTTTGCCTGCTGGATCTAGACTGCTCTCAGCTCACCTTACATACTTCCCATAGAGGAGTGAGAAGAAGCAGAGCTTGACCATGTTCCAGGAGGTGCTGTTGTCGTATCTCATCAAGTTCAAGGCCAGAGCTACGTGAGAGTGGCAGTTATCACAGCAGAGGTTGTGCTGGAACAGAAGAAGGGGCAGAGCGTTAGAAATCCTGCCTCAgggctccccagccctgcacacgGGGCTGGTGCAGGCCCACAGGTCCCAATCCTGCAGGAAGGACCCCAACCCCGGGGAGGTGTCGCTCCAGGCAGGACGCGCGCACCGCAGCCGTACCATTCGGTGCTTGTACTCCTCCGAGGCATCGTGCACAGCCGTGTCCCACATGTTGGGGTTGGAGGAGTACACCTTGCCAGGATCCAGCTTCCAGTACCTGGGAAACGAGAACAGATCCCTTCCGTGATCccttggctctgctgctgctcgccTGCAACCTTTTTTGCCCTTCCCAGCAGGAAGCTGCTTGAAGGGCTTAGGAAAAAGGCTGCCTCTGGAGCCCAAGGAACTGCACCCTTTGAGACCAGCACATGCTGCAGGAACCAACACTCAGCACCCTCAGCCCTGGGGCACTCCGGACAGAGAAACTGCAGGCCTCGAGGCTATAGGCCCCTCTGAACGGCTTTCATGTGCTATGAGATGAAGCCTGCAGGCCACTTAAAATGTAAACGTGATCTGACAGACACACAAAGCCCAGGAACCTCGCCCCCTACCCCAGAACATCATTAACAAGATGGGAGTGATGACAGGTCATTAGCACGGACACCATTTACTTGGAGCACTTGTTGCtaacattcttttaaaatgttttggcctttttttttctcgtaAAGGCTCCGTACAGCTACAGTTATTAATGCCATTATCCTGCTGCCACGCTTCTAAAAAGATTGAACTTAACGTGGTTTCTTGAAAAGCACAGACACAGCAGCCGTCCACTTGAATTAGGTTATGTGAACAACGAGAAGAGCAGTGTTACGGCCTGGCTGCCTCCGTGAATTAAAGGACATCTGCAGGTCAGCTGCTCAGTTCAATACAAAGTAACGGGAGCACTTACTTCACTGGCTTCCCAAAGGCCATGTTGTCTTcctacaaataaaacagaaaaaagggaGCTCGTGAGGACAACCCCGCGCTGTGTTCATGACACACCTCTTGCTGGAAACCTCTCAGCCCGTGATTATGTAGCAAGGACACTGCCACATCACCTCAACAGTCCCAAGACACCGACCCCATCCGTGTTTTAGGTCTCAGCTGTGTTTGTAAGCTCTTGTTCAGGGGGTGAGTGCGTTCATGCTCTGTACACGGTGGCATTACCTGGCTCCACGGTGTATGTACCTTGTTCCCTCCCTTTAAACTGTGAATGCCTCGTCAGCTCTAAGGTGTAAGTGTCCTAATCTTTAAGGAGCATTAATTATCCCACAGGATCCttcacctcctgctccccaaaccaaaccagctGCTGTTTACCAACCCCCCAGATGACCTGCACTGGACAGCAACCTTCACGGCACAGATCCACGGTCTCGGAAACACCTCAAGCCATTACTCTGCAGAACTCAGAGCTGCAAAAGACAGGGGGTGGCTCAGAAGCCCCCAGCAGAGGTGAGACGCTGACCAAGCACAGGATTTGCCTCACGTACCTGGATCTGTTGCCTACTTACCGAGACAAAGTACGGCCCCGCGAAGTCCCGGATGACCCCGGTCGACGTGCAGATGCCCATGTGGCCGATGATAGGGAAGAGCCACCTGCCGAGGCAACAAGCGAGGCGTCAGGCCGAGATATTTGCCCCCCGATCGCACCGAGAGCGTGcgtcctgctgccaggagcccGCAGAAGCAGCCACACAACAACCTGCACAGCACGGGACAGACCAGGAGGTGAAAGCAGGAGAGGTACAAGCAAAGGGAAAGCGGGCTTGagctggaaagggaaaacacCCAGAGCTGTGCTCCCCGATGAGCTGATCTAGTTGGCTCATCTGCAGGGTGGTCAGGCTTCaagttttcactttttaaatttaaaaaacatcatttttcaaggcacttttcacatttttgagTGGCTGCAATTACAGGATGAGCAGGACTCCAATGGCCTGCACCACCTGCACCCCCCGGACAGGGAAGGGCAAGTCCCAGGCTCCCAAACACCCCATTTGAGCTTCTGAGTTAAAAAAGGTTAGATCCTGATGAAACAGTGGTGAGATAAAGCCGGACTTCCCACTTCAACAACTGAGAAGAAAAGGTCCCCCTGCCCATCTCCCCATTCACACTGCACCTAGATTTTGGCACCTCAGGTGGAAAGCGGGGCTGCTGGCTCCAGGAAGAACAATCTCCCTCTAAATGATCTCTGTGTTTCAAAGactcatcctcctcttcctttgatatttgcagctctgcagctctttATCTCCCCCTCGGATCCCCCATGACCCCTACATTTCAGGCCAAGCACCAGCGCTCACCCACACCCTCCTGCATCCTCAGCTTTGCTGCCCTCTCTCTGATTTCTCCCTCCCCTCATGGGACCGTGCCTGGCGACTAATATTTCAGGTGCCATTACAGCAAGGTTAAACAAGAACAGATTCACAGCTCAGTTAGGGAGATCCTAAACCCACCGAAACGAGCAGATAAAGCCAAGCACACCAGTAAGTGCAACTGAGGAGATAAACTGTGCCCAGCTCCCGCTGATAACGTAACCTCACCACGCAGGGAAAGGCTTCCTGCAAAGTTTCAGCGCTTGCATCACTTCACCTCTGCGTTTTCCTATCTGGTGCGATGCAAAGCAGCCAGGCGGCTTCACTGCCTGCACAGAGCCGTGTTCTATCAGCCAGGAGGTGCAGCTGAACGCAGCCCTGTCACAGCTTTGCCACCTTCAAAGGTGTAAACAGATCTTCCTTCTCCTTACCTCTCCCCCCGACGCTGACTCGCTTTCAAGCCTCCAAACCCCGGGATGACAGGAAACgtcagaggaagaaaattggGGCAATTATGCAATCTAGCGAGAGATTTCGCCAAATAACGACGCTGAAATTTCCACTGCtaaaaaaatcaagaggaaGATGCCACTGCTCGATGGGGAACGAGCCCACAAACAAACAGGGAAACCCACTAACTCTGGCAGGACAGCTCTCCTCAGCAGTCCCGGGGGGAGATAAGGAGGTCGAAAGCTTTGGAATGGGGAGGACGGGAAGTTCAGCCGtgtgaaaaagagaagataaCGATCAGGGCAGGTTCACACACGCGGGGCAGCACAGGGAACTCTTCTCCCTGCTGAGCAGAGGCCCGGCGCCgttcccagccccacagaccGTGCCACGTCTTCGCCCTGACTTTCAGCCCCGGCTCAGCAAACATTCACACCCGGCTGCAATTGGAGGGGGTGAGGACGGCGTGAAaaccaccccccccctcccccaggaaCCACATGTTTAGGGCTTTCCATTTTCCCAcgactgcaagaaaaaaaaattaaaaaacaaacaaaaccaccaccaaaactcTCCTTGAAGCCTGCCTAccccctgccagcaccacaAACCCAGCaggggctcccctggggctggctgcgAGGCCCCCGCGGCTTTGGGCCCCCCCTGAGGCCCTttcgccccccagccccaaccccccccaagGCCGAGCCGGTTCCCCCCCAGGCCCCAGCTCCTGAGGAGACCCCAACGGCTCCCGGCACAGCCTTCCCCGCCGAGCCCCCGAGGCTCCCGGCCTCACGTCAGGACGGGGATCGGGGTCCAGACGACGCAGTAAGGGAAGCGGCCGCGCTCGGCGTCcagcccggcccccccggcgcCATGGAACTGCTTCATCTTGGCCTCCGCTTCCGCCAtcgcccgccccgcccggccgccgCGCCATGGCGTCACTTCCTGGAAACCGCGCGGCCGCTTCCGGGTGCGCCCGGTAACCAGGAAGTGGGAGAGGCCTAAGGGCCGCAGGGGTCGGGGACCCCCCCCgatggaccccccccccaaaaaaaaagccagaagcGGGGCTCAACGCCCCCCGCAGCCATGGCTTCGCTTTACAGTGGGCTTCGTGCTCTGTAGCAGCCTCTCAGGCCTACACCATTGGCACCCACAGCCAAGGACGGGGGGCTCCCCCTGCGTGGGGGTGCCAATGGTGTAGGGACAGTGgaaccccccctccccaggacccCGAGGAAAATCAGCACCCCCCAGGGACAGGAGGAATGGGAGGGAGAGCAGGGGGAGGAACAGCACTTACACCTGGAGAATCGgcttagaaaaataacaattgcTTTATTAGGAAGTTTAATTCAAACTCTACACGAGGAGGCTGAAGAAGAAATGGGTTTATTCCAGGTTTCCACCCCCATAACACGCTCGGCAAAATACAGAGGGACGAGTCACTGAACGAGTGGAAGGAAGAGGGACGAGGTTGCCTGCCACCGGGGTGCTGTGCCCAGCAGGCACAGGAGAGCTGCCAGGCGTCCGGACCCCCCTCTCCTCTTCACATCCTTCTGTGTTCCTCCTGGAAGCTGTTTGCGTCCTCCTTGCGTTGCGATCTCAAGCTGCATTTCCAAGGCCCACAGTTAGCAGAGGTTTCCTTCCAGCACAGTTTGTGGTGTTGGACGGCATGACGCTGGGGGGTTGCTCACAAAGCTCTTGCAGCTTATCCCTTCCAGCACGTGGCTCCTCCATTTTAGCTCTGTCACAGCACAGAGGCAAGGCAGAGCCGAGCACTGCGCTCACACAAGGAGCTGGCTTTCATTATCCACAAGCAAACCCTGTTACGACGAGAGCCACGTTCCCAACAGCATCACGAAGTTACAGCTTTTACATAATGTCCCCATTTTTCCTCATAAACCCTCTCCTTCAAAGCCTCCTCTCATCTCTACCTCCTGCATTCTGCTTTCCATCACCTGACTTAGCTCAAAACTTAAGCTGAGGCCAGCCTTCCACATCTGTCAGCGTCCTCCCCAGGAGCAGTGCTCCGGGGACAGCGCGGTGCTTACACGCCCACTACATTACAGACTAAGGAAGCTTCCAGCTTGAAAGCCCAGGCTGTCGGGAGCCTCTACCCACAGAACAGGCACATCAGAGGGGACCCAGTTTGCATTTGCCAGTATGGCAGTGGAAAACATTGGCTAAAGTCTAGTTCAGACAGCCTACCTGCCCTCCGTACATGCTAAATTGTCATATGAGTACTCAAGCTTCAGTTCAACTAGAATTGTGCTGCAGTCTACGTTTCCTCGCCTCTACAAAGCCCTCGGCTCGTCTACCATCCCACCTTGCCTCCTAGTCTAGACCACGTTTTGGAACAGATCCCTCTGAGAGGGAGGGCAGCTGCAGAGGCGTCAGGGCTGAGGCAGAGCCACCCACCCAGGCACCCACCGGGAGCAGCTCGAGTCAAGCTGCAGTGCAGGCACCGGCTCAGCATGACCTGTCACTGCGTCAGAGCTGATCAAGAGCCTGAGACTGCGCTCCTTGTAATCCGACGGTGAAGGGATTCACGAAACAGTCCAGTtccaaaagagagagaaagcaaaggaaaaaaaaagaaaaaaaaggaaaaaaaaaaaacaaaaaaaaaaaacaacagacactCGAGAGCAAAGCCATGCCCGGTGCTTTGGTTTCTAAAATGCTTCCTATTTTGGCACTTGGGGTAGAAGATAGACACAGAGGTTGTATGTGTTCCAGTGAATGCTTTTTgttctatgaagaaaaatatttgcattgatTTGCTCCAAGCTCACATAAGTACCAGAGATTGTTGAAACACACGAACAGAGCCCAGTGTTCGCATCAGCTAACGCGGTCCTGGCACGTTTGTCAGATTAGGCAATGGATTTGCTCTTCCTGCTCGTGTCTCAAAGGCTGCTAAGCAGCGTATCACCGGGGACCAGCTCCCTTGGCAAAGCCCCACGGCAGGGACGGCGCTGACAGCCTCTGCAGGACACACGGCCCCGCAGTGCCACCGCACGGCCTCCCCTCCCGCCCAGCCGGGGGGCATCTCAGCCAGCCCGCTTTATTGCCTCTTCAAACCAAACGCAGGAGGGCAAAAACCCAAGTGCTGGAGCACAGAACCCCTTTTTCCTCAggctggatttaaaaaaaaaaatcgatatGGTGCTCCTGCACCGCACAGCTCTCGGTGGGGCTGTCAGGCAGGCAGAAGGGCTCTCCAGCCCTCGCAGCGCACTGGCAGAAAACGGGTGAGCTGTAGCTGACAGCAGGGTCTTCCTGGTGAcaactggaaggctgctgttgTTCTGCTATTGATCTAAGCAGAATACAAAACACCTGAAGTCAGCAGGGAAAAATAGCTGCAGTTGGAAAAGAAACCGGAGGTAcgggggagggagcaggggggagAGCAGGTAAGAAGTTTCCCATGCATAAAATTAACGGCCGGGCGTTTTATTGCAGCTATCTTGCCCGGCTACAATACTGGATTAAATGTAGGGAGCAGGAACGCTGCCATCATTGTTTTTGCAGCCTCTCATTTGACGAGAAACAAAAGGTTTCGCTCCCGTTCCTGCCAGCGACTTGCCACCAGCGGCTCCGCTCTCCTGTCAGCAAGGAGCAGCTTTACCTCCCCTCGGCCAAAAACGTCCTGGGGATGATGCCTGCGGGGCCCAGCGTGGCCTCATAGCCTGGAGGCACAGAGCCTCTCGGTGAGGAGACCCTAGGAAGGAGCAGCCCGGACCCCACACCAGTTTGGGTTTAGCCCAAGCAGCCAGCACCGCTGGCggagctgaggctggaagggatttTGCTACCTCCCCTTTCTACCCCGGCTCATCTCTGAGGCTGAAAGAAGCAGGCACCCAGCCAGCTCCCGTTCGGTAAGCAGCTTCCTTGGGAACCTTTCCCTGTTGTGACAGCTCCAACATTACAGGGACTGCCAGGACCAAACCACTCGAGGAAGAGGTCCCCTCCCCCTTCTGACATTGACAAccgcggcggcggcagcagcagcaccgcgtGCGGGAGCCGACCGAGAGCGTCAGCGGGGCACGGGCTGATGGAGGACACCACGGCGTCCTTCCTCCGCCCCGGAGGTGATGCTGGGGCGGGTCGCTGTGCGTTTTTGTTGCTCCTCTCCCGTGGTCTGCgcctgctgcaggctgacagCCTCTAATCGCTCAGCGTGAACCAGAAACGTCACTCTCATCTGTATTGATGATGGTGCTACTCACCAGCGCAAGAACATACGCAGGCTCAGCCACCCACCCCAAAAGCGTGCCCTGAAGCCATCTCGCCCCTCAGCTTTCACCTTCAGGTCTTTTCCGCCTCCCTGTCACTCgaaagctgcttttccttctctctccctctccaccTGACGCAGCCACAGGGCAACTTTTATGTCGCTTAAAGGGAAAGCCAGCAGTTTCTCGGGGACACGGGGCACACGGTGGAAGAGCTCCAAGAGCCAAGCGCGGCGCAATCCCCCAAAAAGGCCCACACCTTCCCTCCTTGCTTGCCAGCGCCGGAGGGGCTTCCCAGCAGCGtcatctcctgcagcagcaaggcCTGAACGAGCCACAAGGAGCACAGCACGCGGGAGGGCTTAATTCctcgctgcagcagcaggcagcttccTGACATCCTGCTCCCATTTTGCTGGGAGGTGGGAGCCATCTTGAGCCCTTCGCAGCCTCGCTCCTGGCACTGCCAACAGGCGCAGCAGAGCGA
Encoded proteins:
- the TMEM222 gene encoding transmembrane protein 222 yields the protein MAEAEAKMKQFHGAGGAGLDAERGRFPYCVVWTPIPVLTWLFPIIGHMGICTSTGVIRDFAGPYFVSEDNMAFGKPVKYWKLDPGKVYSSNPNMWDTAVHDASEEYKHRMHNLCCDNCHSHVALALNLMRYDNSTSWNMVKLCFFSLLYGKYVSVGGFVKTWLPFVLLLGVILTVVLTLHLR